AGGTGATCTTTCTGGTAAAGTAGGTAACTTCTCCAGAAGGTTGTCTTCCTTACTAATGGCACCAACTGAAATATCATCGTTCATTACAGAACCATTACCAGAAGATATTTTTATCTCATTTTTCTGTTCTAGCTTCTTCGGGAAAGCGTTACAAGGGGAGTCCAGAAGAGCATGGGacacttttttcttctttctaactCCCTTTCCTGGTGTAGGATTCTTGTATACACAATTAGCAGAAGACTCGCCAATGGAAATTTTCTCAACAGATTGTGATTGGGTGTTCAGGCCTCCCTTACCTGACTCTAATGAGTTATAATTTCCATGCCTCAGATTGATCAAAATATGAGCAGCACTGTCGAGGTCATTTCCAGTTTCCAAAGAATATTCGTCTTTGTCACAGTAAGTTAAAAATTCTTCCACACTTTGTTTCCCAGAAAATTCATGATCTTGTACTGCTTTCTGAATTTTATTTAACTCATCTTCATTTTCCTTTACACCAGCTAACATATCTATTTCTAATTTTCTCTCTGAACAACCATGTAACATATTTGGCAACTCTTCCAAGTTTGTTTCCTCAGAAATACCATGCTCCCCAACTGATTTCTGGGCCTCTTTCAACTCATTCTCATTTGCCCtattctttctgttttttcccaACTTTCTTTTCGATGAAACTAAATTATCTGAACAACTAACAGATACCTCTTCCACTGAACTGTTTTGTACAGTTTGCATCACATAAGCTGGCTCTGTAGAACTAGCTGAGGAGCATGacaactttttcttctttctttttctcctctgtTCCCTCCCATTATTTATTGAACTAGTCTCAGCGAGCTTGtcattcttcttcaaatcaGTATCACTCTCTACCACCTCTAAGATCAAAGTGCTACCCATGGACACATCATGATTCAATTTTTCAAGATGCTTTATATTTTTTAGATCTTGGTCACACATGTTGCCACTCTCTAGAATCTCTCGTACAGGTTCATTATTTTCCACAACTTTGCACTTCTTTTTTGTCATCCTCTTGTTTTTCTGCCTTGAACTCCCTTCAGAATTGTTTTCTGCTCTTTGCATATCCATTTCTATGTTTCTAATTGGTGACTTCATAGCAAGATCTTCTACCTTGGAGATCACCTTATTCTCATCCAAGGATCCTTTTATCTTCAACTCCTTGTCCATGTTGATTTCTACATCCTCTAATTCTTTTCCATCTTGCTCACACAGGTTAACACCCTCCAACAGCTGTTTTGCAGGACTATTATTTTCCACAGATTTacacttcttttccttcctcttctttttccaaCTTGAACTCCCTCCAGTGCTCTTCTCTGCTGTTTGCAAAGCCATCTTTACATTTCCATTGACCAGTGATTTCAGAGAAAGATCATCTGCATTGGAGATATCCCTATTCTCATTCAAGATATGTCTtctctttttatccttttctaTGTTTATTTCTACATCCTCCAATTCTCTTGCATCTTTCTCACACAGGTTACCATCCTCAAGCAGCTTTTTTACAGGACCATTATATTTCACAGCTTTacacttcttttccttcctcttcttgtcCCTACCTGAACTCCCTCCAGTGTTGTTCTCTGCTGTTTGCAAAACTGTTTCCATCCTTTGATTAACTGGCGACTTCAGAGAAAGATAATCAGTGTCAGACACCTCCAAATTCTCATCCACaggtttttttctcttcttctcttttactATGTCAATTTCCATATCATCCAGTTCTTTTTTATCTTGCTCACCCAGGCTACCAATCTCTAGCAGCTTTTGTAAAGGACAATTATTTTCCACAGCTttatgcttccttttcttcctcttctttttcttacttGAACCCTCTTCAATGTTGTTATCTGCTGCTTGCAAACACGTTTCTATGTTTCCATTGACCGGTGTCTTCAGAGCAAGATCATCACTGTTGGAGACCACAAAATTCTCATTCACCGATTGTTTTCGGTTCTCCTTTTCTGTTTTGATTTCCATACCCAGCAATTCTTTTAGACCTTGCTCACCAAGGTTACCAACCTTTGGCAGCTTTTGTACAGGACTATTATTTTCCGCAGCTttatgcttctttttcttcctcttctttttctgagttGAACCCCCCTCAATGTTGTTCTCTGTTGTTTGCAACTGCACAGCCATTTCTGTGTTTCCATTGTCAGGTGCATTCAGAAAAAGATCAACAGTGTTGGAAACCTCCAAATTCTCATCCAATGATTGTTTGCTCTTCTTatctatttctattttcatttccATATCCTCCAATTCTTTCAGATCTTGCTCACCCATATTACCAACCTTTGTTAGCTTTTGTGCAAGACTATTATTTTCCACAGTTctatgcttctttttcttcctcttttttttctggCTTGAACACCCTTCAGTGTTTTTCTCTGATGTCTGCAAAGCTGATTCTATGTTTGCATCAACCGGTGCCTTCAGAGCAAGACTAACACAGTTGAAGACCTTCACATCCAATgattgttttctcttcttctccttttcaatGTTAGTTTCCACAGTTctatgcttctttttcttcctcttctttttctggctTGAACCCCCTTCAGTGTTTTTCTGTGATGTTTGCAAAACTGATTCTATGTTTGCATTAACCGGTGCCTCCAGAGCAAGAATAACACGGTTGAAAACCATctcatccaatggttgttttctcctcttcttctccttttctatgTTAGTTTCCATATCCTCCGATTTCTTTTTCAAGTCCCTCACCACTGtctaaaaaaaaagtatgtttctgctttccctctttcttcttctgcttccttTTTGCTTCATTTGATCCTGCAATATGTTGTAACAATCATGTAATAAAAGAATGTACTCATAGTAAGCTCTACTCGACCATCACCAACCCTTGTCTAACAAAAcccttcttttaatttaagACAACATATATGATTCCATCATtcattcggtctggttcaaattattgaaataaagtaaaataaCATCATGCTCATTCAGACAAAGGAAGGGGGTTGGGGGAAGAAATAACTACTCACCCTACTACAGGTTAAGCAACAAACAATGGTAAACAGGTTGGACCAGAAAAGCTAGGCAACAATGCCAAAATATAAGGCTATGTGGGGGGGAATGCATCTTATGACATAGGCCTCACAATGGAATGTTGAGCTGTAAAAAGTAATAGCCGAAGTAGCGTAGATTCTACAATTTTAAAGTGCATAGAAGTGCATAAATATGAAAGGACACACCCAAGGGACATCAGAAATCAGATAATgggggaggagggaggaagaaaaaaagaaaaacattatCTTAAAAATCGCTTAACAAGGTAACACTGCTTTTGGAGCAGCAGATTAAAGAGGAGGCAGTTTCCTTTTTCAAGAATCTCTTTGGGGCTGGTTCTAGGGAGGGATCTAGTCACTGGCCGAGCATGGACATGGATTCTACTCTCTTCAGAGCAGCAGATGGACCGGGTTTCAGAGGTGGTGTTTGAGGAGATCAAATCTGATGTATTTGCTTGCAAAGACAGCAAAGACCCTGGTCCAGACTGCTTTAACGCATTTTTCTTCAAGTTCAACCGGTACCTGACTGATAAGGACGTAGTCAAGGCAGTCAGATGGTTCTTCTCATCTTCATTCATGCCCCGGTCAGTTAATTCTACCTTCATTTGTAAAATTCCTAAGAATTCCATGTCTTCGGAGTTTGGTAGTTATCAGCCTATTGCCCTTTGTAATTTATTATATAAATTCATTTCCAAGAACATGGCCAACCGCCTCCAAAGGGTTG
The nucleotide sequence above comes from Telopea speciosissima isolate NSW1024214 ecotype Mountain lineage chromosome 3, Tspe_v1, whole genome shotgun sequence. Encoded proteins:
- the LOC122654338 gene encoding eukaryotic translation initiation factor 5B-like isoform X2 — encoded protein: METNIEKEKKRRKQPLDEMVFNRVILALEAPVNANIESVLQTSQKNTEGGSSQKKKRKKKKHRTVETNIEKEKKRKQSLDVKVFNCVSLALKAPVDANIESALQTSEKNTEGCSSQKKKRKKKKHRTVENNSLAQKLTKVGNMGEQDLKELEDMEMKIEIDKKSKQSLDENLEVSNTVDLFLNAPDNGNTEMAVQLQTTENNIEGGSTQKKKRKKKKHKAAENNSPVQKLPKIGSLGEQDKKELDDMEIDIVKEKKRKKPVDENLEVSDTDYLSLKSPVNQRMETVLQTAENNTGGSSGRDKKRKEKKCKAVKYNGPVKKLLEDGNLCEKDARELEDVEINIEKDKKRRHILNENRDISNADDLSLKSLVNGNVKMALQTAEKSTGGSSSWKKKRKEKKCKSVENNSPAKQLLEGVNLCEQDGKELEDVEINMDKELKIKGSLDENKVISKVEDLAMKSPIRNIEMDMQRAENNSEGSSRQKNKRMTKKKCKVVENNEPVREILESGNMCDQDLKNIKHLEKLNHDVSMGSTLILEVVESDTDLKKNDKLAETSSINNGREQRRKRKKKKLSCSSASSTEPAYVMQTVQNSSVEEVSVSCSDNLVSSKRKLGKNRKNRANENELKEAQKSVGEHGISEETNLEELPNMLHGCSERKLEIDMLAGVKENEDELNKIQKAVQDHEFSGKQSVEEFLTYCDKDEYSLETGNDLDSAAHILINLRHGNYNSLESGKGGLNTQSQSVEKISIGESSANCVYKNPTPGKGVRKKKKVSHALLDSPCNAFPKKLEQKNEIKISSGNGSVMNDDISVGAISKEDNLLEKLPTLPERSPCSTPKKLLILDLNGLLADIVSDAPKGFKADKKIARKSLFKRKHCDEFLKFCFERFDVGVWSSRHKKNVDGVVDFLMKDMKHKLLFCWDQSHCTNTGFKTIENKHKPLVLKELKKLWDKHDPNLPWEKGDYNESNSLLVDDSPYKALCNPPNTAIFPDSYRFQDTEDNSLGTGGNLRVYLEGLSMAEDVQKYVKEHPFGQCAITCENPSWSFYSTILGAKISEVKP
- the LOC122654338 gene encoding eukaryotic translation initiation factor 5B-like isoform X3 yields the protein METNIEKEKKRRKQPLDEMVFNRVILALEAPVNANIESVLQTSQKNTEGGSSQKKKRKKKKHRTVETNIEKEKKRKQSLDVKVFNCVSLALKAPVDANIESALQTSEKNTEGCSSQKKKRKKKKHRTVENNSLAQKLTKVGNMGEQDLKELEDMEMKIEIDKKSKQSLDENLEVSNTVDLFLNAPDNGNTEMAVQLQTTENNIEGGSTQKKKRKKKKHKAAENNSPVQKLPKVGNLGEQGLKELLGMEIKTEKENRKQSVNENFVVSNSDDLALKTPVNGNIETCLQAADNNIEEGSSKKKKRKKRKHKAVENNCPLQKLLEIGSLGEQDKKELDDMEIDIVKEKKRKKPVDENLEVSDTDYLSLKSPVNQRMETVLQTAENNTGGSSGRDKKRKEKKCKAVKYNGPVKKLLEDGNLCEKDARELEDVEINIEKDKKRRHILNENRDISNADDLSLKSLVNGNVKMALQTAEKSTGGSSSWKKKRKEKKCKSVENNSPAKQLLEGVNLCEQDGKELEDVEINMDKELKIKGSLDENKVISKVEDLAMKSPIRNIEMDMQRAENNSEGSSRQKNKRMTKKKCKVVENNEPVREILESGNMCDQDLKNIKHLEKLNHDVSMGSTLILEVVESDTDLKKNDKLAETSSINNGREQRRKRKKKKLSCSSASSTEPAYVMQTVQNSSVEEVSVSCSDNLVSSKRKLGKNRKNRANENELKEAQKSVGEHGISEETNLEELPNMLHGCSERKLEIDMLAGVKENEDELNKIQKAVQDHEFSGKQSVEEFLTYCDKDEYSLETGNDLDSAAHILINLRHGNYNSLESGKGGLNTQSQSVEKISIGESSANCVYKNPTPGKGVRKKKKVSHALLDSPCNAFPKKLEQKNEIKISSGNGSVMNDDISVGAISKEDNLLEKLPTLPERSPCSTPKKLLILDLNGLLADIVSDAPKGFKADKKIARKSLFKRKHCDEFLKFCFERFDVGVWSSRHKKNVDGVVDFLMKDMKHKLLFCWAQEAIFEFI
- the LOC122654338 gene encoding uncharacterized protein LOC122654338 isoform X1 — encoded protein: METNIEKEKKRRKQPLDEMVFNRVILALEAPVNANIESVLQTSQKNTEGGSSQKKKRKKKKHRTVETNIEKEKKRKQSLDVKVFNCVSLALKAPVDANIESALQTSEKNTEGCSSQKKKRKKKKHRTVENNSLAQKLTKVGNMGEQDLKELEDMEMKIEIDKKSKQSLDENLEVSNTVDLFLNAPDNGNTEMAVQLQTTENNIEGGSTQKKKRKKKKHKAAENNSPVQKLPKVGNLGEQGLKELLGMEIKTEKENRKQSVNENFVVSNSDDLALKTPVNGNIETCLQAADNNIEEGSSKKKKRKKRKHKAVENNCPLQKLLEIGSLGEQDKKELDDMEIDIVKEKKRKKPVDENLEVSDTDYLSLKSPVNQRMETVLQTAENNTGGSSGRDKKRKEKKCKAVKYNGPVKKLLEDGNLCEKDARELEDVEINIEKDKKRRHILNENRDISNADDLSLKSLVNGNVKMALQTAEKSTGGSSSWKKKRKEKKCKSVENNSPAKQLLEGVNLCEQDGKELEDVEINMDKELKIKGSLDENKVISKVEDLAMKSPIRNIEMDMQRAENNSEGSSRQKNKRMTKKKCKVVENNEPVREILESGNMCDQDLKNIKHLEKLNHDVSMGSTLILEVVESDTDLKKNDKLAETSSINNGREQRRKRKKKKLSCSSASSTEPAYVMQTVQNSSVEEVSVSCSDNLVSSKRKLGKNRKNRANENELKEAQKSVGEHGISEETNLEELPNMLHGCSERKLEIDMLAGVKENEDELNKIQKAVQDHEFSGKQSVEEFLTYCDKDEYSLETGNDLDSAAHILINLRHGNYNSLESGKGGLNTQSQSVEKISIGESSANCVYKNPTPGKGVRKKKKVSHALLDSPCNAFPKKLEQKNEIKISSGNGSVMNDDISVGAISKEDNLLEKLPTLPERSPCSTPKKLLILDLNGLLADIVSDAPKGFKADKKIARKSLFKRKHCDEFLKFCFERFDVGVWSSRHKKNVDGVVDFLMKDMKHKLLFCWDQSHCTNTGFKTIENKHKPLVLKELKKLWDKHDPNLPWEKGDYNESNSLLVDDSPYKALCNPPNTAIFPDSYRFQDTEDNSLGTGGNLRVYLEGLSMAEDVQKYVKEHPFGQCAITCENPSWSFYSTILGAKISEVKP